Proteins from a single region of Amblyomma americanum isolate KBUSLIRL-KWMA chromosome 10, ASM5285725v1, whole genome shotgun sequence:
- the LOC144107176 gene encoding uncharacterized protein LOC144107176: MNSAAVIGRQLRQQNTGRAGAAAASSLTAAASARARAPSHCNLIPAQTQQQLQQQQQQAHAASAGAAASQENKDESPATRWTWSCVWEACKALSGGIFLLALGTAMCVVGFFAEDLATSPVPRQGNATAASDGTTTSDGEVATTLVVDRNREYHLHNLSFAGPAIMGLGGIFIVAACVLTFEAKERPHHQRVVPVDEKRPSAAEVLIPVLAKTPQGTHLTVPAVWTTAGGDPGPSEPPRTLVLPAPPPPRGSNTTSSRSSATASGGARRAKRGSLAGASSGSGSSSLIATRGGGTKTARTSLSSTTTFLLSPRYEEQFLPSPADLQIQDPDGCDTPADESLSSVSIELYARYSRMASPRLFASVESDGLSDSDDDDDAATPGAYAPAGAFEDQVVPLLGRCSPQDLVYLPPPPSARSGGSKRFPLLRQSASNADGCSRGLNGRASADEMVPS, translated from the coding sequence ATGAATAGCGCGGCGGTCATCGGGCGCCAGCTACGCCAACAGAACACGGGGCGCGCGGGAGCGGCCGCGGCCTCGTCGCTAACGGCGGCGGCCTCGGCGCGCGCTCGCGCCCCGTCCCACTGCAACCTGATCCCGGCGCAGacccagcagcagctgcagcagcagcagcagcaggcgcacgCCGCCTCCGCGGGGGCGGCGGCGTCTCAGGAGAACAAGGACGAGTCTCCGGCCACCCGGTGGACCTGGAGCTGCGTCTGGGAGGCATGCAAGGCACTCTCGgggggcatctttcttttggCCCTGGGCACGGCCATGTGCGTGGTGGGCTTTTTCGCCGAAGATTTGGCCACGTCGCCCGTGCCACGCCAGGGCAACGCCACCGCCGCGTCGGACGGTACGACCACGTCGGACGGCGAGGTGGCCACGACGCTCGTGGTGGACCGAAACCGCGAGTACCACCTGCACAACCTGTCGTTCGCGGGGCCGGCCATCATGGGCCTGGGCGGCATCTTCATCGTGGCCGCGTGCGTGCTCACCTTCGAGGCCAAGGAGCGGCCCCACCACCAGCGCGTCGTGCCCGTGGACGAGAAGAGGCCCTCCGCCGCAGAGGTACTCATCCCGGTGCTGGCCAAGACGCCCCAAGGCACTCACCTCACCGTGCCGGCCGTCTGGACCACGGCCGGGGGCGACCCGGGGCCCTCGGAGCCGCCCCGGACGCTCGTGCTCCCGGCCCCTCCCCCGCCCAGGGGCTCCAACACGACGTCGTCGCGCAGCAGTGCGACGGCGAGCGGCGGCGCCAGGCGAGCCAAGCGAGGCAGCCTGGCCggcgccagcagcggcagcgggagcAGCTCGCTCATCGCCACCAGAGGAGGGGGGACGAAGACGGCGCGAACGTCGCTCTCGTCCACCACCACGTTCCTGCTCAGCCCGCGCTACGAAGAACAGTTCCTGCCGTCGCCCGCGGACCTGCAGATCCAGGACCCGGACGGCTGCGACACGCCGGCCGACGAGTCGCTCTCCTCGGTGAGCATCGAACTCTACGCGCGATACTCGAGGATGGCGTCCCCGCGCCTCTTCGCGTCCGTCGAGAGCGACGGGCTCTCGGActctgacgacgacgacgacgcggcGACGCCCGGCGCCTACGCGCCCGCAGGGGCCTTCGAAGACCAGGTGGTTCCGTTGCTGGGACGGTGCAGCCCGCAGGACTTGGTCTACCTGCCTCCGCCGCCGTCGGCGCGCTCCGGCGGCTCCAAGAGGTTCCCGCTTCTGCGCCAGTCGGCGTCCAACGCCGACGGCTGCAGCCGCGGACTCAACGGCAGGGCTTCCGCCGACGAGATGGTGCCCAGCTAG